From a single Maniola hyperantus chromosome 3, iAphHyp1.2, whole genome shotgun sequence genomic region:
- the LOC117996595 gene encoding zinc finger CW-type PWWP domain protein 1-like has translation NMIKANLPTDMAHEPEEEAHQPLSDIMPPIQNRERKTNVNFAEDEKPDSQSSSSYKDALSQPADSMTHRQRLLWLQQRRAPGLWAQCDDCNRWRYLPTVVDRHDLPVKWYCRMNPDSTFASCSAPEIPIRIHDEENLIYSEYSAGSLVVARMDGWPWWPAMVDDCPDTEQYYWLDGFSDIPTHYHVVFFDALEVTRAWVAPSHLQPYKVGKKLLNTSIKNKSLIKRLESAKKQADDAEKLSLKERLTEYSFIARYKGSINTPKKINVKDVQKFHKLFKRKFSVALPNELSDSEKEDDQPLSETSRKRNVITLGTKKAKVKKDNEVEPINQSLVVEVDTNSDLRKATFTNDTPTTYAPDTTVPNTVEESHEMPDRVSSPGSGDFDF, from the exons aatatgataaaagcAAATTTGCCCACTGATATGGCTCATGAGCCTGAAGAAGAAGCTCACCAACCATTG TCAGACATCATGCCCCCGATCCAAAATAGGGAAAGAAAAACAAATGTTAACTTTGCAGAAGACGAAAAACCGGATTCGCAAAGTAGCAG CTCATACAAAGATGCTCTAAGTCAGCCGGCGGATAGTATGACGCATCGCCAGCGCCTGCTCTGGCTGCAGCAGCGTCGCGCGCCAGGGCTGTGGGCGCAGTGCGATGACTGCAACCGCTGGCGATACCTGCCTACCGTGGTAGATAGACACGATCTGCCTGTGAAGTGGTATTGTAGGATGAACCCAG ATTCCACTTTCGCATCATGCTCAGCACCGGAGATCCCCATCCGCATCCATGATGAAGAGAATCTTATATACAGCGAGTATAGCGCGGGGTCTCTGGTGGTGGCCCGGATGGATGGGTGGCCCTGGTGGCCCGCTATGGTGGACGACTGTCCAGATACCGAGCAGTATTACTGGCTGGATGGATTCTCAGATATTCCT ACTCACTATCACGTGGTATTTTTTGATGCCCTTGAAGTGACAAGAGCGTGGGTGGCCCCCTCACACCTACAGCCGTACAAAGTCGGTAAAAAGCTTTTGAATACTTCAATAAAGaacaaaagtttaataaaacgcTTGGAATCAGCTAAAAAACAAGCGGATGACGCTGAAAAACTCAGCCTAAAAGAACGATTAACTGAATATAGTTTTATAGCCAGGTATAAAGGCAGTATCAATACTCCAAAAAAAATAAACGTAAAGGATGTTCAGAAGTTTCACAAACTGTTCAAAAGAAAATTTTCTGTTGCATTGCCGAATGAATTGTCCGATTCGGAGAAGGAGGACGACCAACCTCTATCAGAGACTTCGAGAAAGAGGAACGTTATAACACTCGGTACGAAGAAGGCCAAAGTGAAGAAGGACAACGAGGTTGAACCTATCAACCAATCGCTGGTGGTCGAAGTCGACACTAATTCTGATCTGCGTAAAGCTACTTTTACGAACG